The proteins below are encoded in one region of Struthio camelus isolate bStrCam1 chromosome 23, bStrCam1.hap1, whole genome shotgun sequence:
- the OSCP1 gene encoding protein OSCP1 isoform X3, which produces MSAQTLPLLFLNLGGEMLYILDQRLRAQSIPGEKARKVMNDIITTMFNKKFMEELFKPQELYSKKALRTVYDRLAHASIMRLNQASMDKLYDLMTMAFKYQVLLCPRPKDILLVTFNHLDAIKDFVRDAPSILNQVDETFRQLIEIYSCLSAGEFQLIRQTLLIFFQDMHIRVSIFLKDKVQNSNGRFVLPISGPVPWGTEIPGLIRMFNHNGDEVKRTEFTTDGNYVTPQREGSFDLYGDRVLKLGTNMYSVSRPVETHMAGSSKSLASHAKENTAPNPLAKEEMNFLARLIGVLEIKKPGGNETGFRLNLFTTDEEEEHAALTRPEELSYKVINIEATQDPGRQEELARILGELEVAEQRPASTAKGEDLLALMDGL; this is translated from the exons aTGTCGGCGCAGACGCTGCCGCTGCTGTTCCTCAACCTGGGTGGGGAGATGCTCTACATCCTGGACCAGCGCCTGCGCGCCCAGAGCATCCCCGGCGAGAAGGCCCGCAAAG ttaTGAATGACATCATCACAACTATGTTCAATAAAAAATTTATGGAAGAGCTGTTTAAACCACAAGAACTCTATTCCAAGAAAGCTCTGAGAACTGTGTATGACCGGCTAGCTCATGCCTCAATCATGAGACTGAATCAGGCAAGCATGGATAAG CTTTATGACCTTATGACTATGGCTTTCAAATACCAAGTTCTGCTGTGTCCTCGGCCCAAGGACATACTGCTAGTCACTTTCAATCATCTGGACGCTATCAAAGATTTCGTACGAGATGCCCCTAGCATTCTTAACCAGGTGGATGAAACGTTCCGGCAGCTGATTGAA ATTTACAGCTGTCTCTCTGCTGGTGAATTTCAGCTGATCAGGCAAACGCTCCTCATTTTTTTTCAGGACATGCACATAAGG GTCTCCATCTTTCTGAAGGATAAAGTACAAAATTCCAATGGCCGCTTTGTGCTGCCAATATCGGGCCCTGTTCCATGGGGTACAGAAATTCCAGGACTCATCAG GATGTTTAATCACAATGGAGATGAGGTTAAAAGAACTGAATTCACCACTGATGGAAATTATGTTACTCCACAAAGGGAAGGATCTTTTGATCTTTATGGAGACAGAGTCCTTAAACTTGGAACAAATAT GTACAGTGTTAGCCGGCCAGTAGAGACACACATGGCAGGATCATCCAAAAGCTTGGCATCCCATGCAAAG GAGAATACAGCCCCTAATCCTCTTGCCAAAGAAGAGATGAACTTTTTGGCCAGGCTAATAGGAGTTCTGGAGATCAAGAAACCTGGTGGCAATGAGACAGGATTTCGACTAAACTTGTTCACGACAGACGAGGAGGAAGA GCACGCAGCATTGACTAGACCAGAGGAGTTATCTTACAAAGTTATCAACATAGAAGCCACTCAG GACCCGGGGCGGCAGGAGGAGCTGGCCCGCATCCTGGGGGAGCTGGAGGTGGCGGAGCAGCGCCCGGCCAGCACGGCCAAAGGCGAGGACCTGCTGGCGCTCATGGACGGGCTCTGA
- the OSCP1 gene encoding protein OSCP1 isoform X1 produces MSAQTLPLLFLNLGGEMLYILDQRLRAQSIPGEKARKDEWTDVDRKRVMNDIITTMFNKKFMEELFKPQELYSKKALRTVYDRLAHASIMRLNQASMDKLYDLMTMAFKYQVLLCPRPKDILLVTFNHLDAIKDFVRDAPSILNQVDETFRQLIEIYSCLSAGEFQLIRQTLLIFFQDMHIRVSIFLKDKVQNSNGRFVLPISGPVPWGTEIPGLIRMFNHNGDEVKRTEFTTDGNYVTPQREGSFDLYGDRVLKLGTNMYSVSRPVETHMAGSSKSLASHAKENTAPNPLAKEEMNFLARLIGVLEIKKPGGNETGFRLNLFTTDEEEEHAALTRPEELSYKVINIEATQDPGRQEELARILGELEVAEQRPASTAKGEDLLALMDGL; encoded by the exons aTGTCGGCGCAGACGCTGCCGCTGCTGTTCCTCAACCTGGGTGGGGAGATGCTCTACATCCTGGACCAGCGCCTGCGCGCCCAGAGCATCCCCGGCGAGAAGGCCCGCAAAG ATGAATGGACAGATGTGGACAGGAAACGAG ttaTGAATGACATCATCACAACTATGTTCAATAAAAAATTTATGGAAGAGCTGTTTAAACCACAAGAACTCTATTCCAAGAAAGCTCTGAGAACTGTGTATGACCGGCTAGCTCATGCCTCAATCATGAGACTGAATCAGGCAAGCATGGATAAG CTTTATGACCTTATGACTATGGCTTTCAAATACCAAGTTCTGCTGTGTCCTCGGCCCAAGGACATACTGCTAGTCACTTTCAATCATCTGGACGCTATCAAAGATTTCGTACGAGATGCCCCTAGCATTCTTAACCAGGTGGATGAAACGTTCCGGCAGCTGATTGAA ATTTACAGCTGTCTCTCTGCTGGTGAATTTCAGCTGATCAGGCAAACGCTCCTCATTTTTTTTCAGGACATGCACATAAGG GTCTCCATCTTTCTGAAGGATAAAGTACAAAATTCCAATGGCCGCTTTGTGCTGCCAATATCGGGCCCTGTTCCATGGGGTACAGAAATTCCAGGACTCATCAG GATGTTTAATCACAATGGAGATGAGGTTAAAAGAACTGAATTCACCACTGATGGAAATTATGTTACTCCACAAAGGGAAGGATCTTTTGATCTTTATGGAGACAGAGTCCTTAAACTTGGAACAAATAT GTACAGTGTTAGCCGGCCAGTAGAGACACACATGGCAGGATCATCCAAAAGCTTGGCATCCCATGCAAAG GAGAATACAGCCCCTAATCCTCTTGCCAAAGAAGAGATGAACTTTTTGGCCAGGCTAATAGGAGTTCTGGAGATCAAGAAACCTGGTGGCAATGAGACAGGATTTCGACTAAACTTGTTCACGACAGACGAGGAGGAAGA GCACGCAGCATTGACTAGACCAGAGGAGTTATCTTACAAAGTTATCAACATAGAAGCCACTCAG GACCCGGGGCGGCAGGAGGAGCTGGCCCGCATCCTGGGGGAGCTGGAGGTGGCGGAGCAGCGCCCGGCCAGCACGGCCAAAGGCGAGGACCTGCTGGCGCTCATGGACGGGCTCTGA
- the OSCP1 gene encoding protein OSCP1 isoform X2, protein MSAQTLPLLFLNLGGEMLYILDQRLRAQSIPGEKARKVMNDIITTMFNKKFMEELFKPQELYSKKALRTVYDRLAHASIMRLNQASMDKLYDLMTMAFKYQVLLCPRPKDILLVTFNHLDAIKDFVRDAPSILNQVDETFRQLIEIYSCLSAGEFQLIRQTLLIFFQDMHIRVSIFLKDKVQNSNGRFVLPISGPVPWGTEIPGLIRMFNHNGDEVKRTEFTTDGNYVTPQREGSFDLYGDRVLKLGTNMYSVSRPVETHMAGSSKSLASHAKENTAPNPLAKEEMNFLARLIGVLEIKKPGGNETGFRLNLFTTDEEEEHAALTRPEELSYKVINIEATQDPGRQEELARILGELEVAEQRPASTAKGPARPCHHCGPP, encoded by the exons aTGTCGGCGCAGACGCTGCCGCTGCTGTTCCTCAACCTGGGTGGGGAGATGCTCTACATCCTGGACCAGCGCCTGCGCGCCCAGAGCATCCCCGGCGAGAAGGCCCGCAAAG ttaTGAATGACATCATCACAACTATGTTCAATAAAAAATTTATGGAAGAGCTGTTTAAACCACAAGAACTCTATTCCAAGAAAGCTCTGAGAACTGTGTATGACCGGCTAGCTCATGCCTCAATCATGAGACTGAATCAGGCAAGCATGGATAAG CTTTATGACCTTATGACTATGGCTTTCAAATACCAAGTTCTGCTGTGTCCTCGGCCCAAGGACATACTGCTAGTCACTTTCAATCATCTGGACGCTATCAAAGATTTCGTACGAGATGCCCCTAGCATTCTTAACCAGGTGGATGAAACGTTCCGGCAGCTGATTGAA ATTTACAGCTGTCTCTCTGCTGGTGAATTTCAGCTGATCAGGCAAACGCTCCTCATTTTTTTTCAGGACATGCACATAAGG GTCTCCATCTTTCTGAAGGATAAAGTACAAAATTCCAATGGCCGCTTTGTGCTGCCAATATCGGGCCCTGTTCCATGGGGTACAGAAATTCCAGGACTCATCAG GATGTTTAATCACAATGGAGATGAGGTTAAAAGAACTGAATTCACCACTGATGGAAATTATGTTACTCCACAAAGGGAAGGATCTTTTGATCTTTATGGAGACAGAGTCCTTAAACTTGGAACAAATAT GTACAGTGTTAGCCGGCCAGTAGAGACACACATGGCAGGATCATCCAAAAGCTTGGCATCCCATGCAAAG GAGAATACAGCCCCTAATCCTCTTGCCAAAGAAGAGATGAACTTTTTGGCCAGGCTAATAGGAGTTCTGGAGATCAAGAAACCTGGTGGCAATGAGACAGGATTTCGACTAAACTTGTTCACGACAGACGAGGAGGAAGA GCACGCAGCATTGACTAGACCAGAGGAGTTATCTTACAAAGTTATCAACATAGAAGCCACTCAG GACCCGGGGCGGCAGGAGGAGCTGGCCCGCATCCTGGGGGAGCTGGAGGTGGCGGAGCAGCGCCCGGCCAGCACGGCCAAAG